A section of the Mycobacteriales bacterium genome encodes:
- a CDS encoding ATP-binding protein — translation MKARQPFFARPESAGDARRFVAETLRDWGLPGLVEPATLLVSELVTNALLHARSEIDVTLVVDHDELRVEVHDASRAVPRARRYSPEAATGRGLHMLDCVATDWGVRATASGKAMWFTISTMHPSGLEQEMSFDFDHVEPL, via the coding sequence GTGAAAGCCCGTCAGCCGTTTTTCGCGCGCCCGGAAAGTGCCGGCGACGCGAGACGGTTCGTGGCCGAGACCCTGCGAGACTGGGGCCTGCCCGGGCTCGTCGAGCCGGCGACCCTGCTGGTCAGCGAGCTTGTCACCAACGCGCTGCTGCACGCTCGATCGGAGATCGACGTCACGCTGGTCGTCGATCACGACGAGCTTCGCGTCGAGGTGCACGACGCGAGCCGCGCCGTGCCCCGCGCTCGCCGCTACTCTCCCGAGGCGGCCACCGGCCGGGGGCTGCACATGCTCGACTGCGTGGCCACCGACTGGGGCGTGCGCGCGACCGCGAGCGGCAAGGCCATGTGGTTCACGATCTCGACGATGCACCCGTCCGGACTGGAGCAGGAGATGTCCTTCGACTTCGACCACGTCGAGCCGCTGTGA
- a CDS encoding SOS response-associated peptidase has product MCGRYVSARTVDLIAEELGVADVDEVLRADHRPDYNVAPTATVPAVLGRTLTAATWGLPVQVGDGTRLVINARVESAAERPAFSSAYAERRCLLPADGYYEWSGSGAARQPWFLSPADGGLLVMAGLYFRRGDGLLVVVLTGPATGEAARLHDRTPMAVPPEGRERWLTAAGAPVDTLVPATALGLDVCPVSPAVNSVANNGPYLLDRQPVQSPLF; this is encoded by the coding sequence GTGTGCGGCCGCTACGTCTCGGCGCGCACGGTTGACCTCATCGCCGAGGAGCTGGGGGTCGCCGACGTCGACGAGGTGCTGCGCGCCGACCACCGGCCCGACTACAACGTCGCGCCGACGGCGACGGTCCCGGCCGTCCTCGGCCGGACGCTGACCGCGGCCACCTGGGGTCTGCCGGTGCAGGTGGGCGACGGCACCCGGCTGGTCATCAACGCCCGGGTGGAGTCGGCGGCGGAGCGGCCTGCCTTCTCCTCGGCGTACGCCGAACGCCGGTGCCTGCTCCCCGCCGACGGCTACTACGAGTGGTCCGGGAGCGGCGCGGCCCGGCAGCCGTGGTTCCTGTCCCCGGCCGACGGCGGGCTCCTCGTGATGGCCGGCCTCTACTTCCGGCGCGGCGACGGTCTGCTGGTCGTGGTGCTCACCGGGCCGGCCACCGGCGAGGCCGCCCGGCTGCACGACCGCACACCGATGGCGGTGCCACCGGAGGGGCGGGAGCGGTGGCTGACCGCGGCCGGGGCGCCGGTCGACACCCTGGTGCCGGCCACGGCGCTGGGACTGGACGTGTGTCCGGTTTCGCCCGCGGTGAACAGCGTCGCGAACAACGGCCCGTACCTCCTCGACCGCCAGCCGGTGCAGTCCCCACTGTTCTGA
- a CDS encoding DUF349 domain-containing protein, with translation MSAEQPGSVSSAWGRVADDGTVYLRTEDGERAVGSWQAGSPEAGLAYYERRYAELEAEVGLLEQRAAGAPDVRAVRAGARKLREALPTASAVGDLGALDRRLGAVLESVEKRAAEQQAERAAASDRAEQAKRTLVEEAEALAASTDWKRAGDRLRDIVGEWREIRGVDRKVDQELWRRFAAARDEFGRRRGAHFATLDEQRKSAQATKEQLVAQAESLADSTEWGPTSARYRELMSQWKAAGRAGKAADDALWARFRAAQDAFFSRRAEHFAERDAESRAGLEVREALVVEAEAIDTADPVAAQRRLRHIHERWDKAPRVPREALTPLDRRMSAVEDRVRAAADARWRRPVAESSPLVIRLRESVTKLEGRVARLRREGKEAEAREAEASLTTQREWLAQAESAGS, from the coding sequence ATGAGCGCTGAGCAGCCAGGCTCCGTCTCCTCCGCATGGGGGCGGGTCGCCGACGACGGCACCGTCTACTTGCGCACCGAGGACGGCGAGCGCGCGGTCGGCTCGTGGCAGGCCGGGTCGCCCGAGGCGGGGCTCGCGTACTACGAGCGCCGCTACGCCGAGCTCGAGGCGGAGGTCGGCCTGCTCGAGCAGCGCGCCGCCGGTGCTCCGGACGTGCGGGCCGTGCGTGCCGGCGCGCGCAAGCTCCGGGAGGCGCTGCCCACGGCGAGCGCCGTCGGCGACCTCGGCGCGCTCGACCGCCGGCTGGGCGCGGTGCTCGAGTCGGTGGAGAAGCGCGCCGCCGAGCAGCAGGCCGAGCGGGCCGCAGCCAGCGACCGGGCGGAGCAGGCCAAGCGGACCCTGGTCGAGGAGGCCGAGGCGCTGGCGGCGAGCACCGACTGGAAGCGGGCGGGAGACCGGCTGCGCGACATCGTCGGCGAGTGGCGGGAGATCCGCGGCGTCGACCGCAAGGTCGACCAGGAGCTGTGGCGGCGGTTCGCGGCCGCCCGCGATGAGTTCGGCCGGCGCCGCGGGGCGCACTTCGCCACGCTCGACGAGCAGCGCAAGTCGGCGCAGGCGACGAAGGAGCAGCTGGTCGCGCAGGCGGAGTCGCTCGCCGACTCGACCGAGTGGGGGCCGACGTCCGCGCGCTACCGCGAGCTGATGAGCCAGTGGAAGGCCGCCGGCCGCGCCGGAAAGGCCGCCGACGACGCGCTGTGGGCCCGGTTCCGCGCCGCGCAGGACGCCTTCTTCAGCCGCCGCGCCGAGCACTTCGCGGAGCGTGACGCCGAGAGCCGGGCCGGGCTCGAGGTCCGCGAGGCGCTGGTGGTCGAGGCGGAGGCCATCGACACGGCCGATCCGGTGGCGGCGCAGCGGCGGCTTCGCCATATCCATGAGCGTTGGGACAAGGCGCCGCGCGTGCCTCGCGAGGCGCTGACCCCGCTCGACCGGCGGATGTCCGCCGTCGAGGACCGGGTGCGGGCCGCGGCCGACGCGCGCTGGCGCCGGCCCGTCGCCGAGAGCTCGCCGCTGGTCATCCGGCTGCGCGAGTCGGTCACCAAGCTCGAGGGCCGGGTCGCGCGGCTGCGCCGGGAGGGCAAGGAGGCCGAGGCGCGCGAGGCCGAGGCGTCCCTGACCACCCAGCGGGAGTGGCTCGCGCAGGCGGAGAGCGCCGGCAGCTGA
- a CDS encoding acyl-CoA dehydrogenase: protein MDLTYPPEATEFRQRIQAFLADNLPKDWKGAGALPPEERTEFEHSWRRTLADNHLLAVNWPKEYGGAGLSPIEQVVVAEEFAKAGAPQGTENDVFGIGMLGNTLIVWGTEEQKKHYLPRILSGEDKWCQGYSEPDAGSDLAGLRTRAVLDGDEWVINGQKIWTSAGHLADWIFVLARTDPDAPKHRGISFFLVPMDQPGVEVRPIRNAAGYAMFNEVFFTDARTPKANVVGEINNGWVIAMTLLGFERGAAVTTDAIRWKGDVERLLALAKERGVNDDPKIREQLAWCYSRVEVMRYRGLQALTRFLKGGRPGADAAISKIIWSEFFQRYTELAMEIIGEDIIAPSGPGSDALQVSDFGTPNSPLAWVDSMMHARSATIYAGSSQIQRNIIGEQLLGLPKEPRLDAGPFKDIAAARG, encoded by the coding sequence ATGGATCTGACCTATCCCCCCGAGGCGACGGAGTTCCGCCAGAGGATCCAGGCCTTCCTGGCCGACAACCTGCCGAAGGACTGGAAGGGCGCCGGGGCGCTGCCGCCGGAGGAGCGGACGGAGTTCGAGCACTCCTGGCGGCGCACGCTCGCCGACAACCACCTGCTCGCGGTCAACTGGCCGAAGGAGTACGGCGGGGCCGGCCTGTCGCCCATCGAGCAGGTCGTGGTCGCCGAGGAGTTCGCCAAGGCCGGGGCGCCGCAGGGCACCGAGAACGACGTCTTCGGCATCGGCATGCTCGGCAACACGCTGATCGTCTGGGGCACCGAGGAGCAGAAGAAGCACTACCTCCCCCGGATCCTGTCCGGCGAGGACAAGTGGTGCCAGGGCTACTCCGAGCCCGACGCGGGCTCCGACCTCGCCGGCCTGCGCACCCGCGCGGTGCTCGACGGCGACGAGTGGGTCATCAACGGCCAGAAGATCTGGACCTCCGCCGGGCACCTGGCCGACTGGATCTTCGTGCTGGCGCGCACCGACCCGGATGCGCCGAAGCACCGCGGCATCTCGTTCTTCCTGGTGCCCATGGACCAGCCCGGGGTCGAGGTGCGCCCGATCCGCAACGCCGCCGGATACGCGATGTTCAACGAGGTCTTCTTCACCGACGCCCGCACCCCGAAGGCCAACGTCGTCGGCGAGATCAACAACGGCTGGGTCATCGCGATGACCCTGCTGGGCTTCGAGCGCGGAGCCGCCGTCACGACCGACGCCATCCGGTGGAAGGGCGACGTCGAACGGCTGTTGGCGCTGGCCAAGGAGCGCGGCGTCAACGACGACCCGAAGATCCGCGAGCAGCTGGCCTGGTGCTACAGCCGGGTCGAGGTCATGCGTTACCGCGGCCTGCAGGCGCTTACCCGCTTCCTCAAGGGCGGGCGCCCCGGGGCCGACGCCGCCATCAGCAAGATCATCTGGAGCGAGTTCTTCCAGCGCTACACCGAGCTCGCGATGGAGATCATCGGCGAGGACATCATCGCGCCGTCCGGTCCCGGCAGCGACGCGCTGCAGGTGTCCGACTTCGGCACTCCGAACTCGCCCCTGGCCTGGGTCGACTCGATGATGCACGCGCGCTCCGCGACCATCTACGCCGGCAGCTCGCAGATCCAGCGCAACATCATCGGCGAGCAGCTCCTCGGCCTGCCGAAGGAGCCGCGGCTCGACGCCGGACCGTTCAAGGACATCGCCGCGGCCCGCGGCTGA
- a CDS encoding acyl-CoA dehydrogenase family protein, whose product MNFAFDEEQEEFRSSLRRFLTERAPLSAVREWVETDRGYDEGVWRQLADQLGLPSLHIPEEYGGAGYTLLEAAVAAEELGRALTPVPWFATATAAETILTFGTEQQKKELLPGIASGEIIATVAASERGRSFTTLAPFETRAQSRGADVSLHGEKVNVIAGHVADVIVVIASTAEGGAGAYVVRADSDGVTRERRQTLDLTRPVATVTLEGATAERLGEGPVERATAQRSVEVARALLACEMVGGTEACLQMSVDYSKDRFQFNRPIGSFQAIKHKCAEMAVGLDAARAAAYYAAFTASEDSSELATAAPLAKAEAAEAFAFAAGWNIQIHGGIGFTWEHDAHLYFRRAKADEVLLGTTSQNRMLLADRVGL is encoded by the coding sequence GTGAACTTCGCGTTCGACGAGGAGCAGGAGGAGTTCCGCAGCTCCCTGCGGCGCTTCCTCACCGAGCGGGCCCCGCTGTCGGCGGTGCGCGAGTGGGTCGAGACCGACCGTGGCTACGACGAGGGCGTGTGGCGCCAGCTCGCCGACCAACTCGGCCTGCCCAGCCTTCACATCCCGGAGGAGTACGGCGGCGCCGGCTACACGCTGCTCGAAGCAGCGGTCGCGGCCGAGGAGCTGGGCCGGGCGCTCACGCCGGTGCCGTGGTTCGCCACCGCGACGGCAGCCGAGACGATCCTCACGTTCGGCACCGAGCAGCAGAAGAAGGAGCTGCTGCCCGGCATCGCGTCCGGCGAGATCATCGCGACGGTGGCTGCGAGCGAGCGCGGCCGGTCGTTCACCACCCTGGCGCCGTTCGAGACGCGGGCACAGTCGCGCGGCGCCGACGTCTCGCTGCACGGCGAAAAGGTCAACGTCATCGCCGGCCACGTCGCCGACGTGATCGTCGTCATCGCCTCCACCGCTGAGGGGGGCGCCGGCGCCTACGTCGTCCGCGCGGACTCCGACGGGGTGACGCGCGAACGGCGGCAGACCCTCGACCTGACCCGCCCGGTCGCGACCGTGACGCTCGAGGGTGCGACGGCCGAACGGCTCGGCGAGGGGCCGGTCGAGCGGGCGACCGCTCAGCGCTCGGTCGAGGTGGCCCGGGCGCTGCTGGCGTGCGAGATGGTGGGCGGCACCGAGGCGTGCCTGCAGATGTCGGTCGACTACTCGAAGGACCGCTTCCAGTTCAACCGGCCGATCGGCTCGTTCCAGGCCATCAAGCACAAGTGCGCCGAGATGGCGGTCGGGCTGGACGCGGCGCGGGCGGCGGCCTACTACGCGGCGTTCACCGCCAGCGAGGACTCGAGCGAGCTGGCAACCGCGGCCCCGCTGGCCAAGGCGGAGGCCGCCGAGGCGTTCGCGTTCGCCGCCGGCTGGAACATCCAGATCCACGGCGGCATCGGCTTCACCTGGGAGCACGACGCGCACCTCTACTTCCGGCGGGCGAAGGCCGACGAGGTGCTGCTCGGCACGACCAGCCAGAACCGCATGCTGCTCGCCGACCGGGTCGGTCTCTGA
- a CDS encoding glutaredoxin family protein, translating to MPARIVVFSRPDCHLCDDAHDVVARVAAEVGVDWEQRNILDDAEWTRRYHDFVPVVLVDDRMVGYWRIEEADLRAALKA from the coding sequence ATGCCCGCGCGGATCGTGGTCTTCAGCCGGCCGGACTGCCACCTGTGCGACGACGCCCACGACGTGGTCGCGCGGGTGGCGGCCGAGGTGGGGGTCGACTGGGAGCAGCGCAACATCCTGGACGACGCCGAGTGGACCCGCCGCTACCACGACTTCGTGCCCGTCGTCCTGGTCGACGACCGGATGGTCGGCTACTGGCGCATCGAGGAGGCCGACCTGCGCGCCGCCCTGAAGGCGTAG
- a CDS encoding AMP-binding protein: protein MSTPRNLADLLRAAGSRAGDRTALVAEGASLTWAQLDALVDRRARGLRAQGVDVGDRVGLALGNTVDFVVSYFAVLRAGMVALPLNADGAPGELIHQITDARARGLLCRRQTFERLPREELGALAVVAVAGAGEPPAAAMPIEALDVDGDPVESGAGAEDLAVLLYTAGTTGRPRGAMLSHRALLANLDQLSTVDIGHPPGAHDVGLLVLPLFHVYGLNAGLGMLVRRCGTGVLVDRFDPVETLRLITEHGITRVVGAPPMYVAWAMLPEAAQAFSGVRVAISGAAPLPPSVLSAFQQATGHAVYEGYGMTEAAPVITTNMLSGDAPKPGSIGRPLPGIELRLRDESGAAPADGDPGEIVVRGANLFSGYWPDGSGGPDADGWFRTGDVAYADADGDLYIVDRLRELIIVSGFNVYPREVEAVLETHPDVVEAAVVGVTHPYTGESVKAFVVRRAGSDLRVDELIAFAAESLARFKCPTAVEFVDELPRAAAGKVARGRLRAV, encoded by the coding sequence ATGAGCACGCCTCGCAACCTCGCCGATCTGCTGCGCGCCGCGGGCAGCCGGGCGGGGGACCGGACGGCCCTCGTCGCAGAGGGTGCGAGCCTCACGTGGGCGCAGCTCGACGCGCTGGTCGACCGGCGCGCGCGGGGCCTGCGTGCCCAGGGGGTCGACGTCGGCGACCGCGTCGGTCTCGCGCTCGGCAACACGGTCGACTTCGTCGTCTCCTACTTCGCGGTGCTGCGCGCCGGCATGGTCGCCCTGCCGCTGAATGCCGACGGCGCACCGGGCGAGCTGATTCACCAGATCACCGATGCCCGCGCCCGGGGCCTGTTGTGCCGTCGCCAGACGTTCGAGCGGCTGCCCCGCGAGGAGCTCGGCGCGCTCGCGGTCGTCGCGGTCGCCGGCGCGGGCGAGCCACCCGCAGCGGCGATGCCCATCGAGGCGCTCGACGTCGACGGCGACCCGGTGGAGTCGGGAGCCGGCGCCGAGGACCTGGCCGTGCTGCTCTACACCGCCGGCACCACGGGCCGCCCGCGCGGCGCGATGCTCAGCCACCGGGCCCTGCTGGCCAACCTCGACCAGCTGTCGACGGTCGACATCGGCCACCCGCCCGGTGCCCACGACGTCGGCCTGTTGGTGCTGCCGCTGTTCCACGTCTACGGCCTCAACGCCGGGCTCGGCATGCTGGTGCGCCGCTGCGGCACCGGGGTGCTGGTGGACCGGTTCGACCCCGTCGAGACGCTGCGGCTGATCACCGAGCACGGGATCACCCGGGTCGTCGGGGCTCCGCCGATGTACGTCGCCTGGGCGATGCTCCCCGAGGCGGCGCAGGCCTTCTCTGGCGTACGGGTCGCGATCTCCGGGGCCGCGCCGCTGCCGCCCTCGGTGCTGTCGGCGTTCCAGCAGGCCACCGGGCACGCGGTCTACGAGGGCTACGGCATGACCGAGGCGGCGCCGGTCATCACGACCAACATGCTCTCGGGTGACGCGCCCAAGCCGGGTTCCATCGGCCGCCCGCTGCCCGGTATCGAGCTGCGGTTGCGCGACGAGTCGGGCGCCGCCCCGGCCGACGGCGACCCGGGGGAGATCGTCGTGCGAGGGGCCAACCTGTTCTCCGGCTACTGGCCCGACGGGTCGGGCGGCCCCGACGCCGACGGATGGTTCCGCACCGGCGACGTGGCCTACGCGGATGCCGACGGAGACCTCTACATCGTCGACCGGCTGCGCGAGCTGATCATCGTGAGCGGCTTCAACGTCTACCCGCGCGAGGTCGAGGCCGTGCTCGAGACCCACCCCGACGTGGTGGAGGCCGCGGTCGTCGGCGTCACGCATCCCTACACGGGCGAGTCGGTCAAGGCCTTCGTCGTACGCCGCGCGGGCAGCGACCTGAGAGTCGATGAGCTCATCGCGTTCGCCGCCGAGTCGCTGGCGCGGTTCAAGTGCCCGACCGCCGTGGAGTTCGTCGACGAGCTGCCGCGGGCCGCCGCGGGCAAGGTCGCCCGGGGCCGGCTGCGCGCCGTCTGA
- a CDS encoding CAP domain-containing protein, with protein sequence MSLALAAPLRSVSHRLFRRGASAAVAAAVAGSVMCLAPAAPAYADTGSIEAQFVAATNAARQSAGLAPYAVASDLASIARSWSAHMAAAGAISHNPNLTTQVQNWRAVGENVGVGPDEPSIQQAFMNSAPHRANILDHDYTQFGVGVVVSGGRVWVTVDFRQPMSAPAPAPAPARPAPAPVAAPRTTVTSTVSSAPRPTSPQPAATGTSSKPPAPAVHPTPTAAQLAAHRLWTRLATLREHARATWSDDDPVTRALQFAQAMSTLTSS encoded by the coding sequence GTGTCGCTCGCTCTTGCAGCCCCGCTGCGTTCCGTTTCGCATCGTCTGTTCCGCCGTGGCGCGTCCGCCGCCGTCGCCGCCGCCGTCGCCGGCTCCGTGATGTGCCTGGCGCCCGCCGCACCGGCGTACGCCGACACCGGCTCGATCGAGGCGCAGTTCGTCGCCGCGACCAACGCGGCCCGCCAGTCGGCGGGACTGGCGCCCTATGCAGTGGCCTCCGACCTCGCGTCGATCGCCCGCAGCTGGTCGGCGCACATGGCCGCCGCAGGTGCCATCTCGCACAACCCGAACCTCACCACCCAGGTGCAGAACTGGCGCGCCGTCGGCGAGAACGTCGGCGTCGGGCCGGACGAGCCATCCATCCAGCAGGCGTTCATGAACAGCGCACCGCACCGGGCGAACATCCTCGACCACGACTACACGCAGTTCGGTGTCGGCGTGGTCGTCTCCGGCGGTCGCGTCTGGGTGACGGTCGACTTCCGCCAGCCGATGAGCGCCCCGGCGCCCGCACCCGCGCCGGCCAGGCCCGCGCCCGCCCCCGTGGCCGCCCCTCGCACGACGGTGACCAGCACGGTCTCCAGCGCCCCACGTCCGACGTCGCCGCAGCCGGCCGCGACCGGCACCTCGTCGAAGCCGCCGGCACCGGCCGTGCACCCGACGCCGACCGCAGCGCAGCTGGCCGCGCACCGGCTGTGGACCCGGCTGGCGACACTGCGCGAGCACGCCCGGGCGACGTGGAGCGACGACGACCCGGTGACGCGCGCCCTGCAGTTCGCGCAGGCGATGTCGACGCTGACCAGCAGCTGA